One genomic segment of Streptomyces liangshanensis includes these proteins:
- the lpdA gene encoding dihydrolipoyl dehydrogenase — protein sequence MANDASTVFDLVILGGGSGGYAAALRGAQLGLDVALIEKNKLGGTCLHNGCIPTKALLHAGEIADQARESEQFGVKATFEGIDIAGVHKYKDDVIAGLYKGLQGLVASRKVTYIEGEGRLSSPTSVDVNGQRVEGRHVLLATGSVPKSLPGLVIDGERVISSDHALTLNRVPESAIILGGGVIGVEFASAWKSFGTDVTVIEGLKHLVPVEDENSSKLLERAFRKRGIKFNLGTFFDKAEYTQDGVRVTLADGKTFEAEVLLVAIGRGPVSQGLGYEEQGVAIDRGYVVVDEYMRTNVETISAVGDLVPTLQLAHVGFAEGILVAERLAGLKTVPIDYDGVPRVTYCHPEVASVGITEAKAKEIYGADKVVALKYNLAGNGKSKILKTAGEIKLVQVKDGAVVGVHMVGDRMGEQVGEAQLIYNWEALPAEVAQLIHAHPTQNEALGEAHLALAGKPLHSHD from the coding sequence GTGGCGAACGACGCCAGCACCGTTTTCGACCTAGTGATCCTCGGCGGCGGTAGCGGCGGTTACGCCGCGGCGCTGCGCGGAGCGCAGCTGGGCCTGGACGTCGCACTGATCGAGAAGAACAAGCTGGGCGGCACCTGCCTGCACAACGGCTGCATTCCCACGAAGGCCCTGCTGCACGCGGGCGAGATCGCCGACCAGGCGCGCGAGAGCGAGCAGTTCGGCGTCAAGGCCACCTTCGAGGGCATCGACATCGCGGGCGTCCACAAGTACAAGGACGACGTGATCGCCGGCCTGTACAAGGGGCTCCAGGGCCTGGTCGCCTCGCGCAAGGTGACGTACATCGAGGGTGAGGGCCGGCTGTCCTCCCCCACCTCCGTCGACGTGAACGGCCAGCGGGTCGAGGGCCGTCACGTCCTGCTCGCGACCGGTTCCGTACCGAAGTCGCTGCCGGGCCTGGTCATCGACGGCGAGCGGGTCATCTCCTCGGACCACGCGCTGACGCTGAACCGCGTCCCGGAGTCCGCGATCATCCTGGGCGGCGGCGTCATCGGCGTCGAGTTCGCCTCGGCGTGGAAGTCCTTCGGCACCGACGTCACCGTCATCGAGGGCCTCAAGCACCTCGTCCCGGTCGAGGACGAGAACAGCTCCAAGCTGCTGGAGCGGGCCTTCCGCAAGCGCGGCATCAAGTTCAACCTCGGCACGTTCTTCGACAAGGCCGAGTACACGCAGGACGGCGTCCGCGTGACGCTGGCCGACGGCAAGACCTTCGAGGCAGAGGTGCTGCTCGTCGCGATCGGCCGCGGTCCGGTCTCGCAGGGCCTCGGGTACGAGGAGCAGGGCGTCGCGATCGACCGCGGTTACGTCGTCGTCGACGAGTACATGCGCACGAACGTGGAGACGATCTCCGCGGTCGGCGACCTCGTCCCGACCCTCCAGCTCGCCCACGTCGGCTTCGCCGAGGGCATCCTCGTGGCGGAGCGGCTGGCCGGCCTCAAGACCGTCCCGATCGACTACGACGGCGTGCCCCGGGTGACGTACTGCCACCCCGAGGTCGCCTCCGTGGGCATCACCGAGGCCAAGGCCAAGGAGATCTACGGCGCGGACAAGGTCGTCGCCCTCAAGTACAACCTCGCGGGCAACGGCAAGAGCAAGATCCTGAAGACCGCGGGCGAGATCAAGCTCGTCCAGGTCAAGGACGGCGCCGTCGTCGGCGTCCACATGGTCGGTGACCGTATGGGCGAGCAGGTCGGCGAGGCTCAGCTGATCTACAACTGGGAGGCTCTGCCGGCCGAGGTCGCGCAGCTCATCCACGCGCACCCGACGCAGAACGAGGCGCTCGGCGAGGCCCACCTGGCGCTCGCGGGCAAGCCCCTCCACTCCCACGACTGA
- a CDS encoding leucyl aminopeptidase codes for MTALTLSTAGAATLRADVIVVGVAKGAGGPVVAPGAEAVDQAFDGKLAAVLETLGASGAEGEVTKLPAPSGLKAPVVLAVGLGPAPGKEEAYASEALRRAAGSASRALSGTKKAVFALPVEDAEDVEAVAEGALLGAYAFTVYLGGEKSAKKNGGNGNGPKLPLGEVALLGAKPRDKAHKAAADRAIALTDEVNRARDLINTPPNDLTPEAFAAVAAAAGKEHGVKVQVLDEKALAKGGFGGILGVGQGSVNPPRLVKLAYTHPEAEKTLALVGKGITYDSGGISLKPPGHNETMKCDMSGAAAVFAAVITAARLGLRVNVTGWLALAENMPSGSATRPGDVLRMYSGKTVEVLNTDAEGRLVLADALTRASEENPDAIVDVATLTGAMILALGNRTFGIMSNDDAFRTSLHEIAEEVGEASWPMPLPADLRKGMDSPTADIANMGERMGGGLVAGLFLKEFVGEGITWAHLDIAGPAFHEGAPFGYTPKGGTGSAIRTLVRLAERTAAGDLG; via the coding sequence GTGACTGCTCTCACTCTCAGCACAGCCGGGGCGGCGACGCTCCGCGCCGACGTGATCGTCGTCGGCGTCGCGAAGGGCGCCGGGGGGCCGGTTGTCGCGCCCGGCGCCGAAGCCGTGGACCAGGCGTTCGACGGCAAGCTCGCCGCCGTCCTGGAGACCCTGGGCGCGTCGGGCGCCGAGGGCGAGGTGACCAAGCTCCCCGCCCCGTCCGGCCTGAAGGCGCCGGTCGTCCTCGCGGTCGGCCTGGGCCCCGCGCCGGGCAAGGAGGAGGCGTACGCCTCCGAGGCGCTGCGCCGCGCCGCCGGCTCCGCCTCCCGCGCCCTGTCGGGCACGAAGAAGGCCGTGTTCGCGCTGCCCGTCGAGGACGCCGAGGACGTCGAGGCCGTCGCCGAGGGCGCTCTCCTGGGCGCGTACGCCTTCACCGTCTACCTGGGCGGCGAGAAGTCGGCGAAGAAGAACGGCGGCAACGGCAACGGCCCGAAGCTACCGCTCGGCGAGGTCGCCCTGCTCGGCGCCAAGCCCCGCGACAAGGCCCACAAGGCCGCGGCCGACCGCGCCATCGCGCTGACCGACGAGGTCAACCGCGCCCGCGACCTGATCAACACCCCGCCGAACGACCTCACCCCCGAGGCGTTCGCCGCCGTGGCGGCCGCCGCGGGCAAGGAGCACGGCGTCAAGGTGCAGGTGCTCGACGAGAAGGCGCTCGCCAAGGGCGGCTTCGGCGGCATCCTCGGCGTGGGCCAGGGCTCGGTGAACCCCCCGCGCCTGGTGAAGCTCGCGTACACGCACCCCGAGGCGGAGAAGACACTCGCCCTGGTCGGCAAGGGCATCACGTACGACTCGGGCGGCATCTCCCTCAAGCCCCCGGGGCACAACGAGACGATGAAGTGCGACATGAGCGGCGCCGCCGCCGTGTTCGCCGCCGTCATCACGGCCGCCCGGCTCGGCCTGCGCGTCAACGTCACCGGCTGGCTCGCCCTGGCCGAGAACATGCCGTCGGGCTCCGCCACCCGCCCGGGTGACGTCCTGCGCATGTACAGCGGCAAGACCGTCGAGGTCCTCAACACCGACGCCGAGGGGCGGCTGGTCCTCGCGGACGCGCTGACCCGCGCCTCGGAGGAGAACCCCGACGCGATCGTCGACGTGGCGACGCTCACCGGCGCCATGATCCTGGCGCTGGGCAACCGCACCTTCGGGATCATGTCGAACGACGACGCGTTCCGTACCTCGCTCCACGAGATCGCCGAGGAGGTCGGCGAGGCCTCGTGGCCGATGCCGCTCCCCGCCGACCTGCGCAAGGGCATGGACTCCCCCACCGCCGACATCGCCAACATGGGTGAGCGGATGGGCGGCGGCCTGGTCGCCGGGCTCTTCCTGAAGGAGTTCGTCGGCGAGGGCATCACTTGGGCGCACCTCGACATCGCGGGTCCCGCCTTCCACGAGGGGGCGCCGTTCGGCTACACCCCCAAGGGCGGTACGGGCTCCGCGATCCGCACCCTGGTCCGGCTCGCCGAGCGCACCGCCGCCGGCGACCTGGGCTGA
- a CDS encoding adenosylcobinamide-GDP ribazoletransferase, with protein sequence MTSTDGSPDGIPANGTRASAADGVRFAFGTLTVLPVRVTRWDRPAARAGMRAAPLAGLVVGLAAAALGALLLAAGAGPPLAAVASVAVTAALTRGLHLDGLADTADGLGSGKPAEDALRIMKRSDIGPFGVVTLLLVLLAQVAAVSELYGAGWAHGAVALAVSGVAARLALTLACRTGVPPARPDGLGAAVAGAVPPRAALLTALAAGAVCAAGGGAFGVTGAVHHVLALLAALGAAHLLLRHCVRRFGGVTGDVLGALAETAATAALVALTLG encoded by the coding sequence ATGACTTCCACGGACGGTTCCCCGGACGGCATACCGGCGAACGGCACCCGCGCCTCGGCCGCCGACGGCGTGCGTTTCGCCTTCGGCACCCTCACCGTGCTGCCGGTCCGGGTGACTCGCTGGGACCGGCCGGCCGCCCGCGCCGGGATGCGGGCCGCGCCGCTCGCCGGCCTGGTCGTGGGGCTGGCCGCGGCGGCGCTCGGCGCGCTCCTGCTGGCGGCGGGCGCCGGGCCGCCGCTCGCCGCCGTCGCCTCGGTCGCCGTGACCGCCGCGCTGACCCGGGGGCTGCACCTGGACGGCCTCGCGGACACCGCGGACGGGCTGGGCAGCGGGAAGCCGGCCGAGGACGCCCTGCGGATCATGAAGCGCTCCGACATCGGCCCGTTCGGCGTGGTCACGCTGCTGCTCGTCCTGCTCGCGCAGGTCGCGGCGGTGTCCGAGCTGTACGGGGCGGGCTGGGCGCACGGCGCGGTGGCCCTGGCCGTGTCCGGCGTGGCCGCCCGGCTCGCGCTCACCCTCGCCTGCCGTACGGGCGTGCCCCCGGCCCGGCCCGACGGCCTGGGCGCGGCCGTCGCCGGCGCCGTACCCCCGCGTGCGGCCCTGCTCACGGCGCTGGCGGCGGGCGCGGTCTGCGCGGCGGGGGGCGGGGCCTTCGGGGTCACCGGGGCCGTGCACCACGTGCTGGCGCTCCTGGCCGCGCTCGGCGCCGCGCACCTGCTGCTCCGGCACTGCGTCCGGCGCTTCGGCGGGGTGACGGGGGACGTCCTCGGCGCCCTGGCGGAGACGGCCGCGACCGCCGCGCTCGTGGCGCTGACCCTGGGCTGA
- the cobT gene encoding nicotinate-nucleotide--dimethylbenzimidazole phosphoribosyltransferase: MNLDDFSDLIERPDGGTRRDAEERRERLAVPPGALGRLDELGEWLSAAQGSVPVRAVGQPRAVVFAGDHGVASLDVSGRPAGSAHELVRAFLEGASPAAVLARRAGVPVRIIDAGLDCDPELLPDEVVRHRVRRGSGRIDVENALTIEEAEQAVRLGMRIADEEADSGTDLVVLGDLSVGGTTPASTLIAALCGTDASVVTGRGGAGIDDLAWMRKCAAVRDALRRARPVLGDQLELLATVGGADLAAATGFLLQSAVRRVPVILDGVVSAACALVGQRAAFRAPDWWIAGHMSGEPAQAKALDRMALVPLLDQGVTLGEGTGALLALPLVQAAAALAAELPEAPLAPAPEKDADDGAAADADPASD, from the coding sequence CTGAATCTCGACGACTTCTCCGATCTGATCGAGCGCCCCGACGGCGGTACGCGGCGTGACGCCGAGGAACGCCGGGAGCGGCTGGCCGTGCCGCCCGGGGCCCTCGGGCGCCTCGACGAGCTGGGCGAGTGGCTCTCCGCCGCGCAGGGGTCCGTCCCGGTCAGGGCCGTCGGGCAGCCGCGCGCGGTGGTGTTCGCCGGTGACCACGGGGTGGCCTCGCTGGACGTCTCGGGGCGTCCCGCGGGCAGCGCGCACGAGCTGGTGCGGGCCTTCCTGGAGGGCGCCAGCCCCGCCGCCGTGCTGGCCCGCCGGGCGGGTGTGCCGGTGCGGATCATCGACGCCGGGCTGGACTGCGACCCGGAGCTGCTGCCCGACGAGGTCGTACGGCACCGGGTGCGGCGCGGCAGCGGGCGCATTGACGTCGAGAACGCGCTGACGATCGAGGAGGCCGAGCAGGCCGTACGCCTCGGCATGCGGATCGCCGACGAGGAGGCCGACTCCGGCACGGACCTGGTCGTCCTGGGCGACCTGAGCGTCGGCGGCACCACTCCGGCCTCGACGCTGATCGCCGCCCTGTGCGGTACGGACGCCTCGGTGGTCACCGGGCGCGGCGGCGCGGGGATCGACGACCTGGCGTGGATGCGCAAGTGCGCGGCCGTCAGGGACGCGCTGCGCCGGGCGCGGCCGGTCCTCGGCGACCAGCTGGAGCTGCTGGCGACGGTGGGCGGCGCGGACCTGGCGGCGGCGACGGGCTTCCTGCTCCAGAGCGCGGTGCGGCGGGTGCCGGTGATCCTGGACGGCGTGGTGTCGGCGGCGTGCGCGCTGGTCGGCCAGCGGGCGGCGTTCCGCGCGCCCGACTGGTGGATCGCGGGTCACATGAGCGGCGAGCCCGCGCAGGCGAAGGCGCTGGACAGGATGGCGCTGGTGCCGCTGCTCGACCAGGGCGTCACGCTGGGCGAGGGGACGGGGGCGCTGCTGGCGCTGCCCCTGGTCCAGGCGGCGGCCGCCCTGGCGGCGGAACTGCCGGAGGCGCCCCTCGCGCCCGCCCCGGAGAAGGACGCGGACGACGGGGCGGCGGCGGACGCGGACCCGGCCTCGGACTGA
- a CDS encoding bifunctional adenosylcobinamide kinase/adenosylcobinamide-phosphate guanylyltransferase, which produces MELTLLGTGAPSGLPRPDCPCAACATARGTLARAATALLVDGVLLLDLTPGAALAAARAGHSLAGVRQVLLTHPHDGPAVELPVGLPTAGRVADGRVLTLLSGHRVRALAMDAPGTGYEVTAPGGERLLYLPPGGAPAGLPDGPGRGTTAPYDLVAADVTGRPDAVARLRASGAVGAATDIVAVHLDHDVPPGAELDRRLAAAGARAVPDGTTVSVGAYRAVPQVPRRTLVTGGARSGKSWEAERRLATFPGVVYVATGGGRDGDAEWDARVRTHRERRPATWRTVETRDLVPLLAREGAPLLIDCLSLWLTDAMDRVDAWNEEAWEAGGRGALRERVAELVAAVRATPRTVVLVTNEVGSGIVPAHVSGRLFRDELGRLNAAVAEECEHVLLVVAGQPLPLRG; this is translated from the coding sequence GTGGAACTGACTCTGCTCGGCACGGGAGCCCCCTCCGGGCTCCCCCGCCCCGACTGCCCCTGCGCCGCCTGCGCCACCGCCCGCGGCACGCTGGCCCGCGCCGCGACCGCGCTGCTGGTGGACGGGGTGCTGCTGCTCGACCTCACCCCCGGGGCCGCGCTGGCCGCCGCCCGCGCGGGGCACTCCCTGGCGGGGGTACGGCAGGTCCTGCTCACCCATCCGCACGACGGGCCCGCTGTGGAGCTGCCGGTGGGCCTGCCGACCGCGGGACGGGTCGCGGACGGGCGGGTGCTGACGCTCCTCAGCGGCCACCGGGTCAGGGCGCTGGCGATGGACGCGCCGGGCACCGGGTACGAGGTGACGGCGCCCGGCGGCGAGCGCCTGCTCTACCTGCCGCCCGGCGGCGCGCCCGCCGGGCTCCCCGACGGTCCCGGCCGGGGCACGACGGCCCCGTACGACCTGGTGGCGGCCGACGTCACCGGCCGGCCGGACGCGGTGGCGCGGCTGCGGGCGAGCGGGGCGGTGGGGGCGGCCACCGACATCGTCGCCGTCCATCTCGACCATGACGTACCGCCCGGCGCGGAGCTGGACCGGCGGCTCGCGGCGGCGGGCGCGCGGGCGGTGCCCGACGGGACGACGGTGTCGGTCGGCGCGTACCGGGCGGTGCCACAGGTGCCGCGCCGGACGCTGGTGACGGGCGGGGCGCGGTCGGGCAAGTCCTGGGAGGCGGAGCGGCGGCTCGCCACGTTCCCCGGGGTCGTGTACGTGGCGACGGGCGGCGGCCGGGACGGGGACGCGGAGTGGGACGCCCGGGTGCGGACGCACCGGGAGCGCAGGCCGGCCACCTGGCGGACGGTCGAGACCCGCGACCTGGTCCCGCTGCTGGCGCGGGAGGGGGCGCCGCTGCTGATCGACTGCCTGTCGCTGTGGCTGACGGACGCGATGGACCGGGTCGACGCGTGGAACGAGGAGGCGTGGGAGGCCGGGGGCCGGGGGGCGCTGCGGGAACGGGTCGCGGAGCTGGTCGCGGCCGTCCGCGCGACCCCGCGCACGGTGGTCCTGGTGACGAACGAGGTCGGCTCGGGGATCGTCCCGGCGCACGTCTCGGGGCGCCTGTTCCGCGACGAGCTGGGCCGGCTGAACGCGGCGGTCGCCGAGGAGTGCGAACACGTCCTCCTGGTGGTGGCGGGCCAGCCGCTGCCGTTGCGGGGGTGA